GGCCTTACCGCAGTTGCAGGAGTTCCTGCGTCATCTGGTCCACGGTGTTGATGACCTTCGTTCCTGCCGAATAGGCGCGCTGCGCGATAATCAGCTGCGCGAACTCGTCGGCAAGGTCCACGTTGGAGTTTTCCAGCGTGGACGGCTCGAAGAATCCCGCGCCGCCCGTTCCGGCCTCGCGCAAGTTTTCCTCGCCCGAACCTTCGGTTTCCGTATAGGCCGTTCCCGAAACCTCGCGCAGCCCGTTCGCGTTCGAGAACGTCACGAGCGGCAGCTTGTACAGCCGCGTCGTCGCGCCGTTGGAGAACTGGGCGATCACGAACCCGTCGCGGTCGATCTGCACCCCGGTCCGCAAACCAAGCTCTGCGCCGTTCTGGTCGGAGAAGAGAACCGTGTAATCGCTGGAGAACTGCGAGAAGCTGCCGATATCGATATCGATGGTCTGCAATTCCGATCCGTTCCCCCAGTTAATGTTGTCCAGTTCGATATCCGTGTTGCTCGCATTGTCGGCCAGCGCGTTGATCGTGCCGTCGCCGTTGAAGTTGAGCAGCCCGACGGACAGTTCGTTATTGTTCGGGTCGATGATCCGCACCTGCCACCAGCCCCGTGGGTTATAGGTTGGATCGCCGGGAAGGAATTGCAGCGCCGGGAAATCGCCCGTGCTGTAGGGCGGGGAATCCGCAAACGTACCGTTCGAATAATTGCCGGACGTGCCGATATCATCCGAGGTATAAGTGCCCGCCGTCAGCCCCAGAACCGTCATCGGCGTCCCCACGGTGTTGGCCAGAGTAATAGTCTCCGTACCGGCCGTGAAATCGTTGTTCTGGATGACGAGTTCCCCGTCATTGCCCAAAAACGCGTTGGCGTCGGCCAGGTTGGTGTTGATCGCGTTAATGATCTCCCCGATCGTGTTCACCCCGATCGCGCCGCCGCCGACCGCGCCGCCATCATTGACCTCAAGCGTGATTGTGGTCGTGCCGTCATTGACCGTGAAACGGTTGCCGTCGGTAAGACCAAGATCGGCCACCAACTCGTCCGCAGCCGTCTGGCCCGAGATGCTGGAAAAGGCGGTCGCCTGCGGGCCGTAGGTCTTGACGTACTG
The sequence above is drawn from the Alphaproteobacteria bacterium genome and encodes:
- a CDS encoding flagellar hook-basal body complex protein, yielding MGLFGALFTGVSALAAQSQKTAIISNNIANINTTGFKRSEASFFSLVTTATNTSRYSPGTVTANRIQRVTQQGPISQSESATDASISGSGFFPVKRDSLDTSLSEFLYTRNGQFSEDSQGLLKNSAGFFLYGWQLDTNGNLPANQGDLDSLVPIDVAFLGGLTRPTTSAELSINLDAGEVDTSFASALTAAPDFTRGLTVFDTLGNGQTMTFQYVKTYGPQATAFSSISGQTAADELVADLGLTDGNRFTVNDGTTTITLEVNDGGAVGGGAIGVNTIGEIINAINTNLADANAFLGNDGELVIQNNDFTAGTETITLANTVGTPMTVLGLTAGTYTSDDIGTSGNYSNGTFADSPPYSTGDFPALQFLPGDPTYNPRGWWQVRIIDPNNNELSVGLLNFNGDGTINALADNASNTDIELDNINWGNGSELQTIDIDIGSFSQFSSDYTVLFSDQNGAELGLRTGVQIDRDGFVIAQFSNGATTRLYKLPLVTFSNANGLREVSGTAYTETEGSGEENLREAGTGGAGFFEPSTLENSNVDLADEFAQLIIAQRAYSAGTKVINTVDQMTQELLQLR